The following coding sequences lie in one Paramisgurnus dabryanus chromosome 16, PD_genome_1.1, whole genome shotgun sequence genomic window:
- the chrnb5b gene encoding neuronal acetylcholine receptor subunit beta-2 → MAALMTSGLWIAALTVATVLCAEVEERLVNYLLSPDRYNKLIRPAINKSQQVTIAIQVSLAQLISVNEREQIMTTNCWLTQVWHDYRLMWDPEEYEGMRKVRLPSRHIWLPDIVLYNNADGTYEVSFYSNAVVSNNGEVAWLPPAIYKSACKIEVRDFPFDQQNCTLKFRSWTYDHTEIDLILLSDFASRDDFKPSGEWDIVSLPGRKNEDPNDVTYLDITYDFIIRRKPLFYTINLIIPCILITSLAILVFYLPSDCGEKMTLCISVLLALTVFLLLISKIVPPTSLAVPLIGKYLMFTMVLVTFSIVTSVCVLNVHHRSPSTHTMPKWVKYYFLARVPGLLFMRRPGESNRREKFRRKHQHGSLSDPPAKHEADESASTYFVNEDSSKHIGWRPNESHEGTKFRKRMAVKCSADMEDAVKGVRYIADKLKSEDDDEGIIEDWKYVAMVIDRMFLWIFVLVCVTGTIGLFMQPLFKSYNTPSIDDL, encoded by the exons ATGGCAGCTCTGATGACTTCAGGACTTTGGATTGCAGCTCTCACCGTAGCAA CTGTATTGTGTGCAGAGGTGGAGGAGCGGTTGGTAAACTATCTACTCTCTCCTGATCGATACAACAAACTGATTCGACCAGCAATCAACAAAAGCCAGCAGGTCACCATTGCCATCCAAGTGTCCCTTGCCCAGCTTATCAGCGTG AATGAGAGAGAGCAGATTATGACCACAAATTGTTGGCTCACTCAG GTATGGCATGATTATCGGTTGATGTGGGATCCAGAAGAGTATGAAGGAATGAGAAAAGTTCGTCTTCCCTCGCGGCATATATGGCTACCTGACATTGTTCTGTACAACAA TGCTGATGGGACATATGAGGTGTCTTTTTATTCCAATGCGGTTGTATCAAACAATGGTGAGGTTGCCTGGCTTCCACCAGCGATCTATAAGAGTGCCTGTAAAATTGAAGTTCGGGACTTTCCCTTCGACCAGCAAAACTGCACGCTCAAGTTCCGTTCCTGGACGTATGACCACACAGAAATCGACCTCATTTTGTTGTCGGACTTTGCAAGCCGAGATGACTTCAAGCCAAGTGGAGAGTGGGATATTGTCTCCTTGCCTGGACGAAAAAACGAAGACCCTAATGACGTCACATATTTGGATATAACGTACGATTTTATCATCAGACGTAAACCGCTGTTTTACACCATAAACCTCATCATCCCCTGTATTCTTATTACTTCACTGGCCATCTTGGTGTTTTACCTCCCATCAGACTGTGGGGAGAAAATGACTCTGTGTATCTCTGTTCTTCTGGCCCTAACTGTGTTCCTCTTACTGATTTCCAAGATAGTACCTCCGACCTCACTCGCCGTGCCCCTTATTGGAAAGTACTTGATGTTCACTATGGTCTTGGTCACTTTCTCTATAGTCACAAGCGTGTGTGTACTAAACGTGCACCATCGATCCCCAAGCACGCACACTATGCCGAAATGGGTCAAATACTACTTCCTGGCACGTGTGCCTGGATTACTATTCATGCGGCGACCAGGAGAGTCCAACAGACGGGAAAAATTTCGCAGGAAGCACCAGCATGGCTCCTTATCTGATCCACCAGCAAAACATGAGGCAGACGAGTCGGCTTCCACCTACTTTGTGAATGAAGATTCTAGCAAGCATATTGGTTGGAGACCCAATGAGTCGCATGAAGGCACAAAGTTTCGTAAGCGGATGGCAGTGAAGTGCTCTGCGGACATGGAGGATGCTGTGAAGGGCGTCAGATACATCGCTGACAAGTTGAAGAGTGAGGATGATGATGAAGGG ATAATCGAGGACTGGAAATATGTGGCCATGGTGATCGACCGAATGTTTCTGTGGATCTTTGTTTTGGTGTGCGTGACAGGAACCATTGGCCTCTTTATGCAGCCGCTGTTCAAGAGCTATAACACACCCAGCATTGATGATTTGTAG